The Spirochaetota bacterium genome includes a region encoding these proteins:
- a CDS encoding SpoIIE family protein phosphatase, which produces MQILNIATSLLASILLILLTIFVLIKDWRDQVHRYYAFVSMSAFGILITMFLAYVYPSSQYLTQINRFSQMSTTLLFSSILTMSLVFPKGVKKIPILYTLLILLPAFAISFVTAFTDLTITRAYFENGSIVRDYRPGYTAYMVVAFIYLLLGTANFIRKYFKTDVEVYRLQIQYVFIITSTAIILAAICSIIMPKFFNYSELYVFGASIAAFLGVGSFFYSVVTSNLMDITTVLHKTAMHLTLSAIIIAPVYGIVRVYSMKWGYFTNIPTLIYAGIIAILFVLFYIYIQPIIDRLFKRKQYEFENVLNNFLQRVEGIKDFRSVIQQITDTLNDALFLNTAYFVMLNDEEKKYELYYLKGDDTDIDSIDRYSVIIEWFMQNHRIIDIDRVYIDDKSFGEIREYVVDFFINNSIKVILPIYHDGRVLGLFCLGAKNNLSSFKTNELERLQYFQRESNIIISNAYLYEESKREQIISRAVGLSSDILSRAVPVSLPSLRGIKIGAFYIPSHREGMDYFDFIEPSNNGLGVIATGISGVGVGSAIYSVILRSAFHSCMAEAHSTFTVMRSLNNVLYEYSGGKGKFVTAYYYYYDVESRRLMYTNAGFSPLEIFGIERGDFNSCDTEGIPLGYEKGTTFGMGRISLIRGDIGVLYSRALVESLNQRGERFELAQLRGIIKENRRSTPTEIVEIIKERFASFMRFSPLKSDVVVIVLKIM; this is translated from the coding sequence GTGCAAATATTGAATATAGCGACATCATTATTAGCATCAATCTTGCTAATATTATTGACAATTTTTGTGCTAATTAAGGATTGGCGCGATCAGGTGCATAGGTATTATGCTTTTGTTTCGATGTCAGCCTTTGGGATCCTTATTACCATGTTCCTTGCCTATGTCTATCCTTCCTCTCAATATCTCACCCAGATAAATAGATTTTCTCAAATGTCAACGACTCTCCTATTCTCATCTATTCTAACAATGTCTTTGGTTTTCCCTAAGGGTGTGAAAAAAATCCCTATCCTCTATACCCTGCTTATTCTCCTCCCAGCATTTGCTATCTCTTTTGTCACGGCTTTTACAGATTTAACTATCACAAGGGCATATTTTGAGAATGGCTCCATAGTAAGGGATTATAGGCCTGGTTATACAGCATATATGGTTGTTGCTTTTATATATCTCTTATTGGGAACAGCGAATTTTATTAGAAAGTACTTTAAGACTGATGTGGAGGTATACAGGCTGCAGATCCAATACGTCTTTATTATCACCTCCACAGCGATTATCCTGGCTGCGATATGTTCAATTATTATGCCAAAATTTTTTAATTACAGCGAGCTATATGTTTTTGGGGCTTCTATTGCCGCATTCCTGGGTGTTGGATCATTCTTCTATTCAGTAGTAACATCAAATTTAATGGATATTACAACGGTTTTACATAAAACCGCTATGCACCTTACGCTCTCAGCCATAATAATTGCCCCGGTATATGGCATTGTTAGAGTCTATAGTATGAAATGGGGATATTTTACAAATATTCCCACCCTAATCTATGCAGGCATCATAGCAATACTCTTTGTCCTTTTTTATATATATATCCAGCCGATAATTGATAGATTATTTAAGAGAAAACAATATGAATTTGAGAATGTATTGAATAATTTTTTACAAAGGGTTGAAGGTATAAAGGATTTCAGGAGCGTAATTCAGCAGATAACAGATACCCTCAATGACGCGCTCTTTCTGAATACTGCCTACTTTGTTATGTTAAATGATGAAGAAAAAAAATATGAATTATATTACCTGAAGGGTGATGATACTGACATCGATTCCATAGACAGATACTCAGTTATTATTGAGTGGTTCATGCAGAATCATAGGATAATTGATATTGATAGGGTATATATTGATGATAAAAGCTTTGGTGAGATTCGTGAATATGTTGTAGATTTCTTTATCAATAATAGTATTAAAGTAATCCTACCAATTTATCATGATGGGAGGGTATTAGGACTATTTTGTCTAGGGGCAAAGAATAATCTTTCATCCTTTAAGACCAATGAATTAGAGAGACTTCAATACTTCCAGAGGGAGAGCAACATTATCATCTCAAATGCATATTTATATGAGGAATCAAAGCGGGAACAAATCATCAGCAGGGCTGTAGGTCTATCCTCTGATATCCTATCCAGGGCTGTGCCAGTATCCCTTCCCAGCCTAAGGGGGATAAAGATTGGCGCCTTCTATATCCCTAGCCACAGGGAGGGTATGGATTATTTTGATTTCATCGAGCCAAGCAATAATGGTTTGGGTGTGATTGCCACCGGCATCTCTGGCGTTGGGGTGGGCAGCGCAATCTACTCGGTTATTCTGAGATCAGCCTTTCACTCATGTATGGCAGAAGCCCATTCAACATTCACTGTAATGCGCAGTCTGAACAATGTTTTATATGAATATTCAGGAGGGAAGGGGAAATTCGTTACAGCGTATTACTATTATTATGATGTAGAATCAAGGAGACTCATGTATACCAATGCAGGCTTTTCTCCCCTTGAGATCTTTGGGATTGAGAGGGGTGACTTTAATTCCTGCGATACTGAAGGCATTCCCTTAGGTTATGAGAAGGGAACGACCTTTGGTATGGGAAGGATAAGCCTGATTAGAGGAGATATAGGTGTTCTATATTCAAGGGCGCTGGTTGAATCCCTAAACCAAAGGGGCGAGAGGTTTGAATTAGCTCAGCTTCGGGGTATAATTAAGGAGAACAGAAGAAGCACACCTACAGAGATTGTTGAAATAATAAAAGAGAGGTTCGCCTCTTTTATGAGGTTCTCTCCTTTGAAATCGGATGTTGTGGTTATTGTATTGAAGATAATGTAG
- the htpG gene encoding molecular chaperone HtpG, producing the protein MTTRKFETEVNQLLHIIIHSLYSHKEIFLRELVSNASDALDKLKYLTLTEEEYKKLSFDPRIDIYFDSKNSTLTVSDSGIGMNEEDLIEQIGTIANSGTRKFVEHLTGDNKKDSNLIGQFGVGFYSSFMVAEKVEIISRKAGEEKAYKWISDGKGEYEIVDAERDVAGTTIALSLNEEGKEFTNRWSIENIIKKYSNHIPFPIYLHYEDSRYEGEGDDRKEIKEQKTDQINDASALWKRPKRELKEEDYNEFYKTISHEREDPLLYVHTQAEGTLDYTTLFYIPQTAPFDLFNADYRPGVKLYVKRVFITDDDKDLLPVYLRFVRGIIDSEDLPLNVSREILQKNRILAKIKSSSVKKLLDELRKLSDDREQYDIFIKEFGITLKEGLYQDFENREALLELVRFKSTKVDGYTSLSEYKDRMKSDQNAIYYITGENENNLRNSPLLEMYNDKDVEVFIMDDRLDEIVMPTIGRYKDLEFKSINKSDAAEDLKSEEEKEEEKQIEPIIKRMKETLGDEVKDVKASTRLSDSPSCIVVDKDDPSVQMQGLLKSMGRGSIPEIKPILEINPNHEIVKKLADIEDSTLFGDITRILLEQALLVEGVEIKEPAFFVKRINSVMEKALQ; encoded by the coding sequence ATGACAACACGAAAGTTTGAAACAGAAGTAAACCAATTGCTTCATATCATCATTCACTCCCTCTATTCTCATAAGGAAATATTCTTGAGAGAGTTGGTTTCAAATGCCTCAGATGCCTTGGATAAGCTTAAGTATCTTACGCTCACTGAAGAGGAATACAAGAAGCTTTCCTTTGATCCACGGATTGATATCTATTTTGATAGCAAGAACAGCACATTGACTGTTAGCGATAGCGGTATAGGTATGAATGAAGAAGATCTCATAGAGCAGATAGGAACTATAGCTAACTCAGGAACAAGGAAATTTGTTGAGCATCTTACTGGGGATAACAAAAAGGACTCAAATCTTATTGGACAATTCGGGGTTGGATTCTATTCATCATTTATGGTTGCTGAAAAGGTCGAGATCATAAGCAGGAAGGCTGGAGAGGAGAAGGCTTACAAATGGATTAGCGATGGGAAGGGTGAATATGAGATTGTTGATGCAGAGAGGGATGTCGCTGGCACAACTATCGCGCTTTCACTAAATGAGGAAGGGAAGGAGTTTACAAATCGTTGGTCAATCGAAAATATCATCAAGAAATATTCAAACCATATCCCTTTTCCAATCTACCTGCATTATGAGGATAGCCGATATGAAGGGGAGGGCGATGATCGGAAGGAGATCAAGGAACAGAAAACTGATCAGATAAATGATGCCTCAGCCCTCTGGAAAAGGCCAAAGAGGGAACTCAAGGAAGAGGATTATAATGAATTCTATAAAACGATCTCACACGAGAGAGAGGATCCATTGTTGTATGTTCATACTCAAGCAGAGGGAACTTTAGATTATACAACACTCTTTTATATTCCCCAAACAGCCCCTTTTGACCTATTCAATGCGGATTATAGACCAGGCGTAAAGCTCTATGTAAAGCGGGTTTTCATCACTGACGATGATAAGGATCTATTGCCTGTTTATTTGCGCTTTGTTCGTGGGATTATAGATTCAGAGGATCTGCCGCTGAATGTGAGCAGGGAGATATTACAGAAGAATCGGATATTAGCTAAGATTAAGTCGTCATCGGTTAAGAAGCTTTTGGATGAGTTAAGAAAGCTTTCCGATGATAGGGAACAATATGATATATTCATAAAGGAATTTGGCATAACCCTGAAAGAAGGATTGTATCAGGATTTTGAAAACAGAGAAGCCCTCTTGGAATTAGTAAGATTCAAATCCACTAAAGTGGATGGTTATACCAGCCTTAGCGAGTATAAGGACAGGATGAAATCTGACCAGAACGCTATCTATTATATTACTGGTGAGAATGAGAATAATTTGAGGAATTCGCCTCTTCTTGAGATGTATAACGATAAGGATGTAGAAGTGTTCATAATGGATGACCGGTTAGATGAAATTGTGATGCCTACTATTGGAAGATATAAGGATCTTGAATTCAAATCGATTAACAAGAGCGATGCGGCTGAGGATCTCAAGTCAGAAGAGGAGAAGGAGGAAGAAAAACAGATTGAACCGATTATAAAACGGATGAAGGAAACGCTTGGTGATGAAGTTAAGGACGTAAAAGCTAGCACGCGACTTAGTGATTCTCCGTCATGCATTGTTGTTGACAAGGATGATCCTTCTGTTCAGATGCAGGGGCTTTTAAAATCAATGGGCAGGGGGAGTATACCAGAGATTAAACCGATTTTAGAGATAAATCCAAATCATGAAATCGTTAAAAAATTAGCGGATATTGAAGATTCAACCCTTTTTGGGGATATAACACGTATCTTACTTGAGCAGGCATTACTCGTAGAGGGGGTAGAGATTAAGGAACCTGCTTTCTTTGTTAAGAGAATTAATTCAGTTATGGAAAAGGCATTGCAGTAA
- a CDS encoding SLC13 family permease produces the protein MTFEITLVLSVLFITIILFVTEKLRVDVVALLVMIALPWLGLISPKDSFTGLSSNAVISIMGIMILGYGIDKSGVMNYITSPIIRIAGTSERKLLTIIASTVGILSAFIQNIGATALFLPAIIKISKRIRISPSKILMPIGFSAILGGTLTLFGSGPLIILNDLLKRSGVQGFGIFDVTPLGLSLLATGILYFLILGRWVLPETIKKEDKDDQSELIKEWNLSEDIYPVKGNLESIILQDLNLWSKYHLHVIALSRNNDILYSPWRNYNFKGDEVLFLSGNKENIKRFVSDYSLSQVTDKRLEEIREQFSYAQAIIPPYSGLVNRTIKEYAFRKNFEVEPVILQGYCQTTDTDFSERRLEAGDILIVHGHLERLWRLKCGKELIILTPIRELNDDRGRPLLAVIGFIGAIILALNGFQLSLSLFSGALFMILTRVVKIDEAYKSIDWRTIFLLAGLIPLGFAMDNTGASKYVAENMIGFFANSHPIIILLVIALLATLFTLFMSNIAATVLLVPLVVIMGKMIDINSSALGLLVAVMASNSFILPTHQVNAFLMGPGGYRNRDYIKSGSIMTLLFMFVSIGIIYFFYL, from the coding sequence ATGACCTTTGAAATAACGCTAGTTCTTTCTGTACTCTTTATTACTATCATTCTTTTCGTAACCGAAAAACTGAGGGTTGATGTTGTTGCATTGCTTGTAATGATTGCCCTACCCTGGCTGGGGCTTATATCTCCAAAGGATAGTTTTACTGGTCTATCCAGCAATGCGGTTATCTCAATTATGGGAATAATGATACTTGGATATGGAATAGATAAGTCAGGGGTCATGAATTATATCACTTCTCCAATCATAAGAATTGCTGGGACTAGTGAGAGGAAATTATTAACCATTATTGCTTCAACTGTAGGTATTCTTAGCGCCTTTATTCAGAATATTGGCGCAACCGCCCTATTTCTTCCCGCTATTATTAAAATCAGCAAAAGAATAAGAATATCTCCCTCCAAAATTTTAATGCCCATTGGATTTAGTGCAATTTTAGGCGGGACACTTACGCTCTTTGGATCAGGGCCACTTATTATACTAAATGACCTTTTGAAGAGAAGCGGCGTACAGGGATTTGGAATCTTTGATGTCACTCCGTTAGGGCTTTCACTATTGGCAACAGGCATTCTTTACTTTTTGATCCTTGGAAGATGGGTTTTGCCTGAAACCATCAAAAAAGAAGATAAAGATGATCAAAGCGAATTAATTAAAGAATGGAATCTATCTGAAGATATTTATCCTGTTAAGGGGAACCTTGAATCAATAATTCTACAAGACCTGAACCTGTGGAGCAAATATCATCTCCATGTAATCGCTCTATCCAGAAACAATGATATCCTCTACTCTCCCTGGCGAAACTACAATTTCAAGGGAGATGAGGTTTTATTTCTCAGCGGCAACAAAGAAAATATTAAAAGATTTGTCTCTGATTACTCTCTAAGTCAGGTTACAGATAAACGACTAGAGGAAATAAGGGAGCAATTTAGTTATGCCCAGGCCATTATCCCACCTTATTCCGGACTTGTTAATAGGACTATTAAGGAGTATGCCTTTAGAAAAAATTTTGAGGTTGAACCTGTTATACTGCAAGGGTATTGTCAAACCACTGACACCGATTTCTCTGAAAGAAGACTTGAGGCTGGTGATATCCTGATCGTTCATGGTCATCTGGAAAGGCTTTGGAGACTCAAATGCGGGAAAGAACTCATCATCCTAACACCAATTAGAGAGCTTAATGATGATAGAGGAAGGCCGTTATTAGCGGTCATAGGTTTTATCGGCGCCATTATCCTTGCCTTAAATGGATTTCAGTTATCATTAAGCCTCTTCAGTGGAGCACTCTTTATGATACTGACAAGGGTAGTAAAAATTGACGAGGCCTATAAATCTATAGACTGGCGCACCATCTTTCTCTTGGCAGGGCTCATCCCCTTGGGATTTGCAATGGATAATACAGGCGCCTCAAAATATGTTGCAGAGAATATGATAGGTTTTTTTGCGAACTCTCATCCAATCATCATCCTTTTGGTTATCGCACTTTTAGCCACCCTCTTTACCCTTTTCATGTCAAATATTGCAGCCACCGTGCTTCTGGTACCATTGGTTGTTATTATGGGTAAAATGATAGATATTAATTCATCCGCTTTGGGTCTTCTTGTGGCGGTTATGGCTTCCAACTCCTTTATCCTTCCAACTCATCAAGTAAATGCCTTTCTAATGGGGCCTGGAGGTTATAGAAACAGGGATTATATCAAATCTGGTAGCATTATGACCCTACTCTTCATGTTTGTTAGCATAGGTATAATTTATTTCTTTTATTTATAG